The Persephonella hydrogeniphila region ATCTTTGGGTTTACCTGTATCTGACTGATGCCGTCTATCTGATACTCAACTGGATCTTCAATGGTTATTATATTTTTCCTTGGTGTCTTCAGTTTAAGAAGGGAAGCGTAAAGTGTTGTTGTTTTTCCTGAACCTGTTGGACCGGTTATTAGAATAAGTCCGTATGGTTTTTCTATTATTCTTTCAAATTTTTTTAGATCTTCCTCTGAAAATCCAAGCTCCTCAAGTGTCAAAAGTCTGTCTGATCTGTCAAGAAGTCTTATAACAACCCTTTCCCCAAAAACTGTAGGTAATGTCGAAACTCTCATATCTATTTTTTTGTTTCCTATTTTCACCTTTATCCTGCCATCCTGAGGCAGTCTCTTTTCTGCCACATTGAGCTTAGATATCACCTTTATTCTGGAAACCACCTGAGGATACATCTGTAAAGAAATATTTGAAACTTCATGCAAAACACCATCAAGTCTAAATCTGACAACAACTTTATCTGAGAAAGGTTCAAAATGAATATCACTTGCCCCTGACCTTATAGCCCTTAAAAAAAGGGAGTTAAGCATCTGGACAACAGGGGCATCCGAACCTGTTAAAAGGTCTTCAAAACTTTTTTCTACAGTTTCGCTCTCCTCTTCAAATCTATTTTCTATTTTTGATATGTACTCTTCAAGCTTTTCATTAAATTCTTCTTCTGAAACAAGTACAGTTTGAGGAAAACTTCCTGTAAAAAATCTTATATCCTCAACAGCATAAAAAGGTGTTTTCTCTGTTATATAAAACCTGTTTTCACCGTCAGGAACGATAAAATTCTCTTTCATAAACTCTAAAGGTATCTGATTAATTCTCAACTTTATCCCCCAAAATACTCCCTGTATTCCTCAAAAATATCTTTACTGTTTTTATTTTCAATCCTATTTTCTTTTTTCTTCTTAATATCTTTTTTCATTAAAAGCTCACTCATTTTTTTATGTTCTTCTGTTATCTTAGCTAAATCTTCTGGTTTTTCTATAATAAATGGAGTAATGAAAACAAACAGATTTGTTTTATTCATATCCTCGGAACGATACTTAAAGAGATTCCCTAAAACAGGTATAGAAGAAAAGAACGGAACACCTTCCATAGTTTTTATTGTCTTTTTAGATACAAGACCTCCTAAAACTATTGTTTTTCCATTTTTTACAGTTATTGTAGTGTTCAACTCCCTTTTTGATGTTATCGGAACAACATAGCTTATTTCCCCTATCTGCGGTTTTTCAAATCCTATCACTTCGTTTACTTCCTGATGTATATCCATAACAACATTTTTTCCGGAAATATGTGGGGTCACTTTAAGTATCAACCCAACCTCTTTGTAGTCATAATTAATGATAGGATTACCGTTTACATCAAACTTTACACTCTGTGCAAATGGTGTAACCTGAGAAACATTAATAGATGCTTCTATATTGTCCATTGTAAGAATTTTAGGAGAAGAAACGATATTAAAACCTGTCCCCCTTTCTAAAAGGGAGAAAAGAAACAGCAAATCGGGGAAAAATAGGTCATTTCCTCCTATATTTACTGTAGTTCCTGATGTAGACAGAACACCTGCAACAAAGTTTGACGAACCAAGAAGGTTGTAAAAACCTTCTTTAGATATTCCTCCTTTGAATCCAGCTCCCCCTTGAGTTCCAAAAATCTGCCATCTCACACCTATCTCTCTCAATGCCTTTTCTGATACTTCAGCAACAAGAGCTGTAACCAGTACCTGCTTTTTCTCTCTATCCAAATTCTGAACAAGATCTCTTATTGCTTCATACTCTGTTTTGTTTGCATAAACAATAACAGCATTGGATACTTTATCTGCTACAACTTTTGGTTTTTCTTTGCTTTTATAAACAGGAACTACCCGAGTTTTTTTCTTTTTAGATTTACCTTCTGAACTCAGAAGTGTTATATTTGCCAGCAGTTTATTGAGTATATCAGCCATATTTTCTGCTTTGGAATTTTTAAGATATATAGTCCAGAATCTTCTGTAGGAGGGATTTTCAACAGGTAAATCAAGCTGCTTAACTACAGAATCTATCTTTTCTATCATACTTTCAGGCGCCTTCACAAGGACTATATTCTGTGTTTTTATATTAAATGTTTTAACTACAACACCCTTTTTACTGAGATCAGAGAAAAGGGAAGAAAGCGCCATATTAAGCTCTGATGAATCAGCATACTTAAGTCTGTAGATTTTTATCTTTAATCCTTCAGAAGGTGTATCTATCATACTGAGTATATTCTTAAGGTTTTCTACATTTGATTGAGTATCTGTTATAACAACTATACTCGCAGGATTATAAGATATAACCATTCCTCTGGGAGATTTAAGACTCCTAAGTATATTCAGGATGTACGTTATATCTCCGTATTTCACTCTGTACACATAAGTAATAAGCTCATCAGATTTTTCTGTAGTTTTTTTTAGAGGAGGTGTTATATTCCTTGAGTATGCTACAGAGACAATCTCATAAAAAGAACCTCTGTTGACAAGAGAGTAATTCCTTGATTTTAAAATAGCCGTATATATATTCCATGCATCTTTTATAGAAACTGGCTCTGAAAAAATAAGAGATGCCTCTCCTTTTATATCTGTTGTGATAACAATGTTTTTTCCTGTAAGCCCTGATATAAAATAGGTAAGGGTTTTAAGGTCTATCTTCTCAAAATTAAAATAAACCTTTCCTGTTTTCTTAAACTCCTCAGACAGTTTCATTACTTCCTGAAGAGTTACCTTCTGGGAAAAAGAGAAATTAATACAGAGTAGCAACAATAAGAAAATAAAAACTGACAAAAATTTACCTGATCTCATAAGTAAGAACCTTCCTTTTTCCTCTTCTTTCTATTACTACCTTTACATACTCCTCATTCCTTAACATATTATAAATCTTAAATGCCTCTTCTGCCGTTCTTACAGGCATATCATTAACACTTATAATCAGATCTCCAGACCTGAGCCCTAATCTGTAGAGAACACTTTTTGGTTTTATATATCTAAATCTAAAACCGATAGTTTCTCCATTTTTTATTTCTGGAACAAGAAGAACATCCTTAAGTAGATTCCCTATATCAGCTGTTTTCTCCTGTATAAATCTTCTATCAACTTTTACAATCTCTTCAGACATCATACTTTTCACAGACCTGCCTGTATCTGACAGTTTTATCTCTGCTGGCTCCAGTGTAATGATGTATTCTTCAGTGCCTGACTGTAAGACAACATCCCTTTTTCTGATATGCTTAACCTTGTAACCGTCTATGCTATCACCTTCCTTTACAGGTACAACACCACTTTTTGATTTTAAGAAAGCCACTTTACTGTTTTTGGCGATTACAACACCTAATAGTTTTAAGTCTGTTGAGTCTGAACGATTCAGACTATCGGCAGACACAGAACTTACGATCTGTTTTTTTCTAATTTTTTCAGGAAACAGGTAATAAAGTCCTCTGTAATCCTTTGTAAGTTTTTCTGATTTCTTACTGTTCTCTATATCTTTTATATCAGGAAGAGAAAAAAAGTAAGAGGAGAGATAACTGTTTACTGTATATGCAGCAGAAAAACCTGCCACGCATATTAATAGAACTAAAAAAAGCTTATCTACTTTAATCTTATCAACTAATACTTCCATATCTACCTATCATATATCGTATTATAAAAACAGCAATAACTATAAGATATATCTGAAAACCTGAAACAGAGCCTGTACTGCATCCTCCACCTCCAGAGCTATCAGAAGAAGATGGAACCGGATTATTTACCAAAACACCCTCACCCTGAACAGCTATCTCAACGCTGTTGTTATTCCCGTAGTTTATGATTATACCACCTGTAAAATCTCCAGCTTTATCGGGAATAAAACTCACATCTATACTGCACGTATTCCCTGAATTTATAGTATTTCCTGTACAGTTTTCTGAAACAGTAAACTGGGGAAGAAAAGAGTTAACGGAAATAATAGAAAGAGGCTGTAATCCTGCACTTCTAACAGTAAAAGAAACAGAGGATTTTTCTCCTACATTAACCTGACCAAAATTATAAGACAGTCTATCAAGACATATTTTCTGGTTGTTGTCAGGAACAAGCATACTATAAAGATTAAGAACATTACAGGAAAAGGATTCACCTGAAAGGTTCTCTGGATAATTACTTCCTGAATAGATAATCCTCTCTTTGATCTGTGAAACTGTCATACCTGAATCATAAATATATAAAAGACCTACAGCTCCTGTAACAAAAGGAGTTGCCTGCGAAGTTCCTGAAGCATAAGCAAAACCACTTCCAAGATAGGTACTCTGTATATCTAAGCCAGGGGCAAATATCTTTACATTCTTAAAACCGTAATTTGACGATAGGTAGGTTGTAAATTCTGCCCTTCTGTTGTTTTTATCTGAAGCTCCAACACATATCTGGTTTGGAAGGTCATACACACAAGGGCTAAAATCAATAACATCAACATTATCCCCGTTATTTCCTGCAGCAGATACAAATACAGTGTTTGACAGTTGAGCTATCTTTGTTTTTTCAATATTAGAGTAGTAATAGCCTCCATAACTGGCGTTTATCGCAATTATATCAAGACCACTGCTTATCAGACTTCTTATATAATCAAGACATATAAACTCTCCTTCGGTCGTACCATTTCCGTTTCCATCAAGGAATTTACACGGCACTATTTTTACTCTGTTCCACAGAATTCCCGGTACACCTATCCCGTTATCTGTTACAGCTCCTATTATCCCTGAAACATGTGTTCCGTGTCCGTCTTCATCAAAAGCATCCGGTCTGTTACAGCCGGCATTATTAGGATTATAAACAATATCACCGTTTCCATCGTAGTTATAACAGATAGCATTTATACCGTAACAATCGTCTATATAGCCGTTATTATCATCATCACTGTTGTTTTCACATCCATCATCTATACCGTTGTTATCAGTATCTGTACCTGATATCTCCCCCTGATTCACCCACAGATTATCCTTTAGATCTGGATGTGTATAGTCTACCCCAGTATCCAGGACTGCTACATAAACAGTTGTATTAGATGGAATAAGATCCCAGCTTTGAGGTGCATTTACAGTGAGCCACCACCACTGAGGGTTTAGAAGACTATCACGGTAAAATGGATCGTTTGGATCTGCTGTTTTCCTTACTGTATAAATCGGTTCTATATAAATATAATCTTCATTTATGCCTGTAAGCATGCTCTGTCTTACTTTTTTGATAACCGGGATGCCGTTTTTTTCCGACAGGACAAGAAATTCTCCGGAAAAACTGAAAGAAAACAGCAGTAAAAAAACTACCAGAATACATCTCATCTTCAGAACCTGAAAAATATATTTTGTTTGACCTTTTTTTCTAACATTTCTCCTTTAAAAAACCCTTTTATGTATCCCTTT contains the following coding sequences:
- the gspE gene encoding type II secretion system ATPase GspE yields the protein MRINQIPLEFMKENFIVPDGENRFYITEKTPFYAVEDIRFFTGSFPQTVLVSEEEFNEKLEEYISKIENRFEEESETVEKSFEDLLTGSDAPVVQMLNSLFLRAIRSGASDIHFEPFSDKVVVRFRLDGVLHEVSNISLQMYPQVVSRIKVISKLNVAEKRLPQDGRIKVKIGNKKIDMRVSTLPTVFGERVVIRLLDRSDRLLTLEELGFSEEDLKKFERIIEKPYGLILITGPTGSGKTTTLYASLLKLKTPRKNIITIEDPVEYQIDGISQIQVNPKIDLTFANGLRSILRQDPDIVMVGEIRDRETAEIAVHASLTGHLVLSTLHTNDAPSAVARLVDMGVEPFLVSSSLEGIVAQRLVRKICENCKESYTPSDKELTEIKKYINVDKLRFLYRGKGCEECLGTGYKGRTAIYEIMEITEDIRSTISKNPESSDLRDKAMSRGMKTLIQDGMEKVIKGITTVEEVLQVTKV
- a CDS encoding S8 family serine peptidase translates to MRCILVVFLLLFSFSFSGEFLVLSEKNGIPVIKKVRQSMLTGINEDYIYIEPIYTVRKTADPNDPFYRDSLLNPQWWWLTVNAPQSWDLIPSNTTVYVAVLDTGVDYTHPDLKDNLWVNQGEISGTDTDNNGIDDGCENNSDDDNNGYIDDCYGINAICYNYDGNGDIVYNPNNAGCNRPDAFDEDGHGTHVSGIIGAVTDNGIGVPGILWNRVKIVPCKFLDGNGNGTTEGEFICLDYIRSLISSGLDIIAINASYGGYYYSNIEKTKIAQLSNTVFVSAAGNNGDNVDVIDFSPCVYDLPNQICVGASDKNNRRAEFTTYLSSNYGFKNVKIFAPGLDIQSTYLGSGFAYASGTSQATPFVTGAVGLLYIYDSGMTVSQIKERIIYSGSNYPENLSGESFSCNVLNLYSMLVPDNNQKICLDRLSYNFGQVNVGEKSSVSFTVRSAGLQPLSIISVNSFLPQFTVSENCTGNTINSGNTCSIDVSFIPDKAGDFTGGIIINYGNNNSVEIAVQGEGVLVNNPVPSSSDSSGGGGCSTGSVSGFQIYLIVIAVFIIRYMIGRYGSIS
- the gspC gene encoding type II secretion system protein GspC translates to MEVLVDKIKVDKLFLVLLICVAGFSAAYTVNSYLSSYFFSLPDIKDIENSKKSEKLTKDYRGLYYLFPEKIRKKQIVSSVSADSLNRSDSTDLKLLGVVIAKNSKVAFLKSKSGVVPVKEGDSIDGYKVKHIRKRDVVLQSGTEEYIITLEPAEIKLSDTGRSVKSMMSEEIVKVDRRFIQEKTADIGNLLKDVLLVPEIKNGETIGFRFRYIKPKSVLYRLGLRSGDLIISVNDMPVRTAEEAFKIYNMLRNEEYVKVVIERRGKRKVLTYEIR
- the gspD gene encoding type II secretion system secretin GspD gives rise to the protein MKLSEEFKKTGKVYFNFEKIDLKTLTYFISGLTGKNIVITTDIKGEASLIFSEPVSIKDAWNIYTAILKSRNYSLVNRGSFYEIVSVAYSRNITPPLKKTTEKSDELITYVYRVKYGDITYILNILRSLKSPRGMVISYNPASIVVITDTQSNVENLKNILSMIDTPSEGLKIKIYRLKYADSSELNMALSSLFSDLSKKGVVVKTFNIKTQNIVLVKAPESMIEKIDSVVKQLDLPVENPSYRRFWTIYLKNSKAENMADILNKLLANITLLSSEGKSKKKKTRVVPVYKSKEKPKVVADKVSNAVIVYANKTEYEAIRDLVQNLDREKKQVLVTALVAEVSEKALREIGVRWQIFGTQGGAGFKGGISKEGFYNLLGSSNFVAGVLSTSGTTVNIGGNDLFFPDLLFLFSLLERGTGFNIVSSPKILTMDNIEASINVSQVTPFAQSVKFDVNGNPIINYDYKEVGLILKVTPHISGKNVVMDIHQEVNEVIGFEKPQIGEISYVVPITSKRELNTTITVKNGKTIVLGGLVSKKTIKTMEGVPFFSSIPVLGNLFKYRSEDMNKTNLFVFITPFIIEKPEDLAKITEEHKKMSELLMKKDIKKKKENRIENKNSKDIFEEYREYFGG